In Thermodesulforhabdus norvegica, a single window of DNA contains:
- a CDS encoding acyl-CoA thioesterase encodes MNPFGDPEKPQGSFIAVPVSIHFGDTDPYGVVYFASYFRYCHQGIEALFERLGLPPHLYFRNSERGFGLPIVGASCDFYRPVKYGDKLTLKVCVKHLKAKSVTFGFFFYKENSEDLVAKGEATIVAIDRNWKSCALPDDVRSALEKFAGDLN; translated from the coding sequence ATGAATCCCTTTGGTGATCCGGAAAAGCCCCAGGGATCCTTTATCGCCGTTCCGGTATCGATCCACTTCGGCGATACGGACCCCTATGGTGTTGTGTACTTTGCTTCTTACTTCAGATATTGCCATCAGGGCATTGAGGCACTATTTGAACGCCTCGGTTTGCCGCCTCATCTATACTTCAGGAATAGCGAGCGGGGCTTCGGCTTGCCGATAGTTGGAGCTTCCTGTGATTTTTACAGACCCGTAAAATACGGAGATAAATTAACTCTGAAGGTCTGCGTGAAACATTTGAAGGCAAAGTCGGTCACCTTCGGTTTTTTCTTCTACAAAGAGAATTCGGAAGATCTCGTGGCAAAAGGAGAAGCGACCATAGTTGCCATTGATCGGAACTGGAAGTCCTGTGCTCTTCCCGATGATGTGAGATCTGCTCTGGAGAAATTTGCCGGAGACCTGAACTAG
- a CDS encoding DUF3786 domain-containing protein, which translates to MESQNYHHISLNYLRHALERDLDLLAKALPGSVSGGEVTFRAFGHSCRISREGVFLGGRLDKGPRAIIISIYALNVPEETVTYTTSWTSFRELPGTMPYWGPFRKNVEEPLLPYVPTIHHESTRICETLDGYLTDDAPGDFAMVLFPLPKVPLLYVFSLPDEEFPAEAKCLYAKGSTAFMPVDVLADLAEHTSRRIVEIISGEKK; encoded by the coding sequence ATGGAAAGCCAGAATTATCATCATATTTCGCTTAATTATCTGAGACATGCCCTTGAAAGAGATCTGGATCTTTTGGCCAAGGCGTTACCCGGAAGTGTTTCGGGTGGTGAAGTGACCTTTCGGGCCTTCGGGCATTCCTGTCGTATTTCTCGAGAGGGGGTCTTTCTTGGCGGCAGACTTGACAAGGGTCCCAGAGCAATAATCATAAGCATTTATGCCCTCAATGTGCCCGAAGAAACGGTAACCTACACGACGAGCTGGACCTCTTTCAGGGAACTTCCCGGGACGATGCCTTACTGGGGGCCTTTTAGGAAAAACGTAGAGGAACCACTTTTACCCTATGTTCCCACCATTCATCACGAGAGCACCAGAATCTGCGAGACTTTAGACGGATACTTGACGGATGACGCTCCCGGCGATTTTGCCATGGTTCTCTTTCCTCTTCCCAAGGTACCCCTTCTTTATGTTTTCTCTCTTCCCGATGAGGAATTCCCTGCAGAAGCTAAGTGTCTTTATGCCAAGGGATCCACGGCCTTCATGCCCGTGGATGTACTGGCAGATTTAGCAGAGCATACCAGCAGGCGAATTGTTGAAATAATCTCGGGAGAGAAGAAATGA
- a CDS encoding DUF5663 domain-containing protein, whose product MDGKIPTAKELMEARPLSMKNPYILNFCRALVEKKGEKHSPESLKKLLNDMYKLFENLLGQNMVKALPEDKRREYLAMCEDLRSLTYEKIAEIFDKHVPNYREVMKQTMIQFTELFMRNRKFDPEEIQKRIQSDEDIVLD is encoded by the coding sequence ATGGACGGCAAGATTCCCACGGCAAAGGAGCTCATGGAAGCCAGGCCGCTATCAATGAAGAACCCTTACATTCTCAATTTCTGCAGAGCACTGGTCGAAAAGAAGGGTGAAAAACACTCTCCCGAATCACTCAAGAAACTCCTGAACGACATGTACAAGCTCTTTGAAAACCTCCTGGGACAGAACATGGTAAAGGCTCTCCCGGAGGACAAGCGTCGCGAATATCTGGCAATGTGTGAAGATCTAAGAAGTCTGACCTACGAAAAAATCGCCGAGATCTTCGACAAACACGTACCCAATTACCGCGAAGTTATGAAACAGACAATGATACAGTTTACCGAGCTTTTTATGAGAAACCGGAAGTTCGACCCGGAAGAAATACAAAAAAGAATCCAGAGCGATGAGGACATTGTGCTGGATTAG
- a CDS encoding ogr/Delta-like zinc finger family protein, whose translation MTVEDKTICPHCGQKMKKWRVPMFSTWTAEFFYVCFNDECPYFQRGWKHMFETYRNTCSYRYRYDPETGQSGPLPVWSLDDLKADIIED comes from the coding sequence ATGACCGTAGAAGATAAAACAATATGCCCTCATTGTGGTCAGAAGATGAAAAAATGGCGGGTTCCCATGTTTTCGACCTGGACTGCCGAATTCTTTTACGTCTGTTTCAACGATGAATGCCCCTACTTCCAGAGAGGGTGGAAACACATGTTCGAAACTTACAGGAACACCTGCTCTTACCGCTACCGCTACGATCCGGAAACGGGCCAATCGGGCCCTCTGCCCGTATGGTCTCTTGACGATCTGAAGGCCGACATCATAGAAGACTGA
- a CDS encoding HDOD domain-containing protein produces the protein MTAENAFVSTKEIRETFSRIIGRITEEGFPLLRRTVAIVKNVQYDREASIKALAADIMADPGMSARILRIANSPLLNPGIYRIRTITRALVMLGLKNVVSLALSAAVLEDVMTREQAAVVFPRLVRALKRAVHAKQIAALSGDDLSEEAFIAGLLYDLGNLVFDAFVPLELQNRIRDIALRDDIPIETVRRRLLGFDAREVTFQLNKSWKLSPLLNDVLTPGKESRRTRYITTAEKIVEFLDKHNIDTPEGAEFLKKVASELGISAKSLEEAIKAAENLSETFEKEYSKHILPPEEVEHPEGKVKEPEFAEDLVKSEETAPDKALSTEDGRLRELMGIVQDIVAMMYRGFTDPHVLFSLVMEAIFSGLDMDVVLFGLLTAEKNAFRIRYSLVRKGLDIKLPDLVNLKNKEKNLFYHLLFQDSAVWVYEKGDPQLLARANSPPASSFVAVPCMLMPIRPKNTTIGFIYADMRNKPEKMNDEVFSMFTMFGQFATLGLSFLVSQDRVEK, from the coding sequence ATGACGGCAGAAAATGCTTTTGTTTCAACCAAGGAGATTCGTGAAACCTTTTCCAGAATAATAGGCCGAATAACTGAAGAAGGCTTCCCTTTACTCAGGCGAACCGTTGCAATTGTAAAGAATGTTCAATACGATCGGGAAGCGTCGATAAAAGCTCTGGCTGCCGACATAATGGCCGATCCCGGCATGTCGGCAAGAATCCTTCGTATAGCCAACAGCCCTCTTCTTAATCCCGGTATTTACCGGATAAGGACGATTACAAGAGCCCTGGTAATGCTGGGCCTTAAAAACGTTGTGTCTCTTGCCCTGAGTGCGGCCGTTCTCGAAGATGTAATGACCAGAGAACAGGCGGCGGTGGTTTTCCCCAGGCTTGTTCGTGCACTCAAAAGAGCCGTCCATGCCAAGCAAATTGCAGCTCTTTCGGGAGACGACCTATCGGAAGAGGCTTTTATTGCAGGGCTTCTCTACGATCTGGGCAACCTGGTCTTTGACGCTTTTGTACCGCTGGAATTGCAAAATCGTATCAGGGACATAGCCCTTAGGGACGACATTCCGATTGAAACGGTCAGAAGACGCCTGCTGGGTTTTGATGCCCGAGAGGTAACATTTCAGCTTAATAAATCCTGGAAACTATCGCCGCTACTTAACGATGTTTTAACACCCGGCAAGGAATCAAGGCGCACCAGGTATATAACAACGGCAGAAAAAATCGTCGAGTTTTTGGACAAACACAATATTGATACACCGGAAGGTGCTGAGTTTTTAAAAAAAGTAGCATCGGAGCTGGGCATTTCCGCAAAATCCCTTGAGGAGGCGATAAAGGCGGCCGAGAATCTTTCGGAAACCTTCGAAAAGGAGTATTCCAAACATATTCTTCCTCCCGAAGAGGTCGAACACCCGGAAGGGAAGGTAAAGGAGCCTGAATTTGCGGAAGATTTGGTGAAGTCTGAGGAAACTGCCCCGGATAAAGCCCTTTCAACGGAAGACGGACGGCTCAGGGAACTGATGGGAATTGTTCAGGACATCGTTGCCATGATGTATAGAGGATTTACGGATCCCCATGTTCTGTTCAGTCTCGTTATGGAGGCGATTTTTTCGGGTCTGGATATGGACGTTGTGCTCTTTGGGCTGCTCACGGCGGAAAAAAATGCTTTTAGGATACGATACAGTCTGGTTCGTAAGGGGCTGGACATAAAACTTCCGGATCTCGTTAATTTGAAAAATAAGGAAAAAAATCTATTCTACCATCTTCTATTCCAGGATTCGGCTGTTTGGGTTTATGAAAAAGGCGATCCCCAATTGCTTGCCAGGGCTAATTCTCCGCCTGCTTCATCCTTTGTGGCGGTACCCTGTATGTTAATGCCTATTCGTCCTAAAAACACTACCATAGGTTTTATTTACGCCGACATGAGGAATAAACCTGAAAAAATGAACGACGAGGTTTTTTCCATGTTTACAATGTTTGGTCAGTTTGCAACCCTGGGGCTGTCTTTCCTGGTGTCTCAGGATAGGGTGGAAAAATAG